One segment of Desulfosalsimonas propionicica DNA contains the following:
- the acsC gene encoding acetyl-CoA decarbonylase/synthase complex subunit gamma, which translates to MALTGIQIFKLLPQTNCKECGAPTCLAFAMNLASGKAELDACPYVSDEAREQLAEASAPPILPVQIGKGVRARTVGGETVQYRHEKTFFNPTALAGKIKSDMDDKELDQKLKVWNAFQFERVGFTLRPELVALEDANGDADAFAAKAKKIAENSEFNLILMSENLDVMKAAVEVCKFKNPLIYAATKDNFDDFSALAKENDLPLTIKADSVEGLMEMTDKLRDEGFKKIVIDSGSRDVKKAYEDQVNIRRAALKKSNRSVGYPTIVFPCEMASNLDMETLLASMFIAKYGAICVMSDFASESLFALLLERLNIFTDPQRPMTVVEDIYPIGNPDENSPVLITTNFALTYFIVSGEIEGSKVPAWLLVKDTEGLSVLTAWAAGKFAGDDVGMFVKKCGIADKVKNKELIIPGYAASITGEIEEELPDWTVTVGPREAPHLPAFLKQRQ; encoded by the coding sequence ATGGCACTCACCGGAATTCAGATATTTAAGCTGCTGCCGCAGACCAACTGCAAGGAATGCGGGGCTCCCACGTGTCTTGCCTTTGCAATGAACCTTGCTTCCGGAAAAGCCGAACTCGACGCCTGCCCGTATGTATCTGATGAGGCGCGCGAGCAGCTGGCCGAAGCATCGGCCCCCCCGATTCTGCCGGTTCAGATCGGCAAAGGGGTCCGGGCAAGAACCGTGGGCGGCGAAACCGTTCAGTACCGCCACGAAAAAACCTTTTTCAATCCCACTGCACTGGCCGGCAAGATCAAGTCAGACATGGATGACAAGGAACTGGACCAGAAACTCAAGGTATGGAATGCCTTCCAGTTCGAGCGCGTGGGCTTTACCCTGCGGCCCGAGCTTGTGGCCCTGGAAGACGCCAACGGCGATGCCGACGCATTTGCCGCCAAGGCCAAAAAGATTGCTGAAAACTCGGAATTCAACCTCATCCTGATGTCGGAAAATCTCGATGTGATGAAGGCCGCCGTGGAGGTTTGCAAGTTTAAAAATCCCCTGATTTATGCAGCCACCAAGGATAATTTTGACGATTTCTCCGCACTGGCCAAGGAAAACGACCTTCCCCTGACCATCAAGGCCGATTCCGTGGAAGGCCTCATGGAGATGACCGACAAGCTTAGGGATGAAGGGTTTAAAAAGATCGTCATTGATTCCGGATCCAGGGATGTCAAGAAGGCCTATGAAGACCAGGTCAACATTCGCCGGGCAGCCCTGAAAAAGAGCAACCGCTCGGTTGGGTATCCCACCATTGTATTTCCGTGCGAAATGGCATCCAATCTGGACATGGAAACGCTTCTGGCCTCCATGTTCATTGCCAAGTACGGCGCCATTTGCGTGATGTCGGATTTTGCCAGTGAATCCCTGTTTGCCCTGCTGCTCGAACGGCTCAATATCTTCACTGACCCGCAGCGGCCCATGACAGTGGTGGAAGACATCTACCCCATCGGTAATCCGGACGAGAATTCACCGGTGCTGATCACCACCAACTTTGCTTTGACCTATTTTATTGTCTCCGGCGAGATTGAAGGCAGCAAGGTTCCGGCCTGGCTGTTGGTCAAAGACACCGAAGGCCTGTCCGTGCTAACGGCGTGGGCGGCCGGAAAATTTGCCGGCGATGATGTGGGCATGTTTGTGAAAAAATGCGGCATTGCCGACAAGGTCAAAAACAAGGAACTCATTATTCCCGGTTATGCCGCTTCCATTACCGGTGAGATCGAAGAAGAGCTTCCGGACTGGACCGTAACGGTCGGGCCGCGGGAAGCCCCGCACCTTCCGGCATTCCTGAAGCAGAGACAATAA
- a CDS encoding dihydropteroate synthase — protein MQLIGESLNVMSKKIGKALKERDPAPIQEEVKDQEARGMDYIDINLGPAKKDGTELMPWVVKTVQEVTELPLALDTSNIDAIAEGLKVYKATAQPPLINSIMARPERYEKMLPIAAEYNADFIALMWGPEGLPRDENERAALCVELLYAANEAGIANEKIWVDGIVTPVNIQQEQLVSLMNFYMMLQDIAPGAKSTCGLSNISNGPPAYLRPILNQTYMVMLERYGMYSVISDPLDEKLTAIAKGKHPEIVDVIQKAMDEPVDASQYEKELADYVKTVDVILGRKLYSDSWLEL, from the coding sequence ATGCAGTTGATAGGCGAAAGTTTGAATGTCATGTCCAAGAAAATTGGCAAGGCATTAAAGGAACGGGACCCAGCCCCCATCCAGGAGGAAGTCAAGGACCAGGAAGCCCGGGGGATGGATTATATTGACATCAACCTCGGCCCGGCCAAGAAAGACGGCACCGAACTGATGCCCTGGGTGGTCAAGACCGTGCAGGAAGTCACGGAACTGCCCCTGGCCCTGGATACTTCCAATATTGATGCCATTGCTGAAGGCCTGAAGGTCTATAAGGCCACCGCTCAGCCGCCCCTGATCAACTCGATCATGGCCCGGCCCGAGCGGTACGAAAAAATGCTGCCCATTGCCGCAGAGTACAATGCCGATTTCATCGCCCTGATGTGGGGTCCGGAAGGCCTGCCCCGGGATGAAAACGAGCGGGCGGCACTGTGCGTGGAACTGCTGTATGCAGCCAATGAAGCGGGCATTGCAAATGAAAAGATCTGGGTCGACGGCATTGTCACCCCGGTCAACATTCAGCAGGAACAGCTGGTGAGCCTGATGAATTTTTACATGATGCTTCAGGATATCGCCCCGGGCGCCAAAAGCACCTGCGGGCTGTCCAATATCTCCAACGGCCCGCCGGCTTATCTGCGCCCCATTTTGAATCAGACCTACATGGTCATGCTGGAGCGCTACGGCATGTATTCTGTGATTTCCGATCCCCTGGATGAAAAACTGACCGCCATTGCCAAGGGAAAACATCCGGAAATCGTGGACGTGATCCAAAAAGCCATGGACGAGCCCGTAGATGCCAGCCAGTATGAAAAAGAACTGGCCGACTATGTCAAGACCGTGGACGTGATCCTCGGCCGCAAGCTCTATTCCGATTCCTGGCTTGAGCTGTAA
- a CDS encoding ExbD/TolR family protein → MLVHRKKKERYRMQAPMTPLIDIVFMLLIYFLLTTNFISESGIDVNLPESSSAAARERQEITVYLDRDDKIYLGEEPVALNNLQQRLENRLRAEPGSSLVMVKADRSVDLESAVNVMDIARAAGAGRLFLATEKAGKRP, encoded by the coding sequence ATGCTGGTGCATCGAAAGAAAAAAGAGCGTTACCGGATGCAGGCGCCCATGACGCCCTTGATTGATATTGTTTTTATGCTGCTGATTTATTTTCTGCTGACCACCAATTTTATTTCCGAGTCCGGCATAGACGTCAATCTGCCGGAATCCAGCTCCGCAGCAGCCCGGGAGCGTCAGGAAATTACAGTTTATCTGGACCGGGATGACAAGATCTATCTCGGAGAGGAACCAGTGGCCTTAAACAATCTTCAGCAAAGGCTGGAAAACCGGCTGCGGGCTGAGCCCGGCTCCAGTCTGGTGATGGTCAAGGCAGATCGGTCCGTTGATCTTGAATCTGCGGTCAATGTCATGGACATTGCCCGGGCCGCGGGCGCCGGGCGCCTGTTTCTGGCCACTGAAAAAGCCGGCAAAAGGCCTTGA
- a CDS encoding MotA/TolQ/ExbB proton channel family protein, translating to MTLGFIAKGGVLVIPILLCSVLVLAIFLERVIRFTLMRARGAGLAEKVISLLKSGDAPGAARMAEQSNSPMGRVLRKAMDYRNEDREVLETVIIHATEEEVRGLSRYLQALATIGNIAPLLGLLGTVIGMIKAFMVIQEMGGKVNAAVLAGGIWEAMLTTALGLAVALPAMVIHSYLLARVERYEARLHDGAVTFLTALTGRK from the coding sequence ATGACGCTTGGATTTATTGCAAAGGGCGGAGTGCTGGTAATTCCGATCCTGCTGTGTTCGGTGCTTGTGCTGGCCATTTTTCTGGAACGGGTGATTCGCTTTACTCTCATGCGCGCCAGGGGTGCAGGGCTGGCTGAGAAAGTTATCAGCCTGCTTAAATCCGGCGATGCCCCGGGTGCGGCCCGGATGGCGGAACAAAGCAATTCCCCCATGGGGCGGGTATTGCGAAAGGCAATGGATTATCGCAACGAAGACAGGGAGGTTCTGGAAACCGTTATCATTCATGCCACCGAAGAAGAAGTCCGGGGGTTGTCCCGGTATTTGCAGGCCCTTGCCACCATTGGCAATATTGCGCCGTTGCTGGGCCTGCTGGGTACCGTCATCGGCATGATCAAGGCGTTTATGGTGATTCAGGAAATGGGCGGCAAGGTCAATGCCGCAGTACTGGCCGGCGGTATCTGGGAGGCCATGCTCACCACCGCCCTGGGACTTGCCGTGGCCCTGCCGGCCATGGTGATCCACAGCTACCTGCTGGCCCGGGTGGAGCGCTACGAGGCCCGGCTTCACGACGGTGCGGTCACTTTTCTCACTGCCCTGACCGGACGGAAATAA